The following are from one region of the Halodesulfurarchaeum sp. HSR-GB genome:
- a CDS encoding type B DNA-directed DNA polymerase: MFKIDYREDGAVRRWTTTEDGATVTVDTDYRPTIYLWATEWEIVQGHREHVAAHPKVASVTVASKRPGWRHDPQAVLEVTLTDIEAVDALAPQLANMGRPGDLRLFNVDFSRGFRYCLETGQSPVPTGSLHTLSIDVPAVEVHREGHLREATVEGESITGDPPQVLDGVLDRIHDADPDVLVLSSAEVVPELFAIADTRERDPIAIGRLPGYRKLAGQSTYESYGQVGHSPARYSVPGRAIIDRSNTFFYAQTNLAGVLDLVARSHKPLQELAWASIGNVLTAIQIRAATRRDVLVPWRSFRHEQFKTMGQLRAADRGGFTFSPDVGFHEDVHELDFASMYPNIIVTRNISPETIRGDCDASTTVPELDYEICEKPGYLPDVLEPLVADREEIKAERAATDDPEQREALAGRAEAIKWILVSCFGYQGFSNAKFGRIEAHEAINAYAREILLTAKERLEAGGWRVVHGIVDSIWVTPMADTDQRPLDEITATITEATGIELEYEAAYDWVAFVPKKDTEAGALTRYFGRRADPAPDEDPFKIRGIEARQRSTCDWVADLQRTLIEVLDEHRAPEPVLDVLRERLDRLARGAVDPERLLLTNRVGKPLAEYTQSTRNVAALKRTRATGIDLAPGQDVSYVVVDDSKTTRERVRLQGESLTDYDADFYRKRAVRAAASVLSPLGVRKRDIESRLADFESTSVTGWTEPREM, from the coding sequence ATGTTCAAAATCGACTACCGGGAGGACGGGGCCGTCCGCCGCTGGACGACGACCGAAGACGGGGCAACAGTCACGGTGGACACGGACTACCGACCGACGATCTACCTCTGGGCCACGGAGTGGGAAATCGTCCAGGGCCACCGCGAGCACGTCGCGGCCCACCCGAAAGTGGCGTCGGTGACCGTCGCCTCGAAACGACCGGGCTGGCGACACGACCCCCAGGCCGTGCTCGAAGTGACCCTGACCGACATCGAGGCGGTCGACGCGCTCGCGCCGCAGTTGGCGAACATGGGCCGGCCCGGGGACCTCCGGCTCTTCAACGTTGATTTCTCACGGGGGTTTCGATACTGTCTCGAAACGGGTCAGTCGCCGGTGCCGACAGGCTCGCTCCACACGCTCTCGATCGACGTGCCGGCAGTCGAGGTACACCGGGAGGGACACCTTCGCGAGGCCACCGTCGAGGGCGAGTCGATCACGGGCGACCCGCCCCAGGTGCTCGACGGCGTTCTCGATCGAATTCACGACGCCGATCCCGACGTGCTGGTGCTTTCGAGTGCCGAGGTCGTCCCCGAACTGTTCGCGATCGCCGACACACGGGAGCGAGACCCCATCGCCATCGGCCGACTGCCCGGCTACCGAAAACTCGCCGGGCAATCGACCTACGAGAGCTACGGCCAGGTCGGGCACTCCCCGGCCCGCTATTCGGTACCGGGGCGAGCGATCATCGACCGTTCGAACACGTTCTTCTACGCCCAGACGAACCTCGCCGGCGTCCTCGATCTGGTCGCACGCTCGCACAAACCCCTCCAGGAGCTGGCCTGGGCGTCGATCGGGAACGTCCTCACGGCGATCCAGATCCGGGCGGCCACACGGCGGGACGTGCTGGTCCCCTGGCGGTCCTTCCGCCACGAGCAGTTCAAGACGATGGGCCAGCTTCGGGCGGCCGACCGCGGCGGGTTCACGTTCTCGCCCGACGTGGGGTTCCACGAGGACGTTCACGAACTCGATTTCGCCTCGATGTACCCGAACATCATCGTCACCCGAAACATCTCCCCGGAGACGATCCGGGGGGACTGTGACGCCTCGACGACGGTGCCCGAACTGGACTACGAGATCTGTGAGAAGCCGGGCTATCTCCCCGACGTGCTCGAACCGCTGGTCGCGGACCGCGAGGAGATCAAGGCCGAGCGGGCGGCGACGGACGATCCGGAGCAACGAGAGGCACTCGCCGGCCGCGCCGAGGCGATCAAGTGGATCCTCGTCTCCTGTTTTGGCTATCAGGGCTTCTCGAACGCGAAGTTCGGCCGGATCGAGGCCCACGAGGCCATCAACGCCTACGCCCGCGAGATCCTCCTCACCGCAAAAGAACGCCTGGAGGCCGGCGGCTGGCGCGTGGTCCACGGGATCGTCGACTCCATCTGGGTGACCCCAATGGCGGATACCGACCAGCGACCACTCGACGAGATCACGGCGACGATCACCGAGGCGACCGGGATCGAACTGGAGTACGAGGCCGCCTACGACTGGGTGGCCTTCGTCCCGAAAAAAGACACCGAAGCGGGCGCGTTGACCAGATACTTCGGTCGACGGGCCGATCCCGCGCCGGACGAGGACCCTTTCAAGATTCGCGGGATCGAGGCCAGACAGCGCTCGACCTGTGACTGGGTCGCCGACCTGCAGCGGACGCTGATCGAGGTCCTCGACGAGCATCGGGCGCCCGAACCAGTCCTCGATGTGCTCAGGGAGCGACTCGACCGACTGGCCCGGGGGGCTGTCGACCCGGAGCGACTGTTGCTCACGAACCGGGTGGGAAAACCCTTGGCGGAGTACACCCAGTCGACGCGGAACGTGGCCGCTCTGAAACGAACGCGAGCCACCGGGATCGACCTCGCGCCCGGCCAAGACGTCTCCTACGTGGTCGTCGACGACTCGAAGACCACCCGGGAGCGGGTGCGACTACAGGGAGAGTCACTTACGGACTACGACGCCGACTTCTATCGAAAACGGGCCGTTCGCGCGGCGGCATCGGTGCTGTCGCCCCTGGGTGTTCGCAAACGCGATATCGAGTCCCGCCTGGCCGATTTCGAATCCACGAGCGTGACCGGCTGGACCGAACCCCGAGAAATGTGA
- a CDS encoding tubulin/FtsZ family protein codes for MKAALVGLGQAGGRIAEAIQDADRQAGYGAVGGVLAVNTARTDLAGLDVDTMLIGQDRVAGHGVGADNELGAEIMTDDRGEVLAGLDGIITAETDAVVLVAGLGGGTGSGAGPVLARELKRIYDQPIYGLGILPGRDEGALYQKNAGQSLKTFAREADSLLLVENDAWRQADESVAASFRAINEKIARRLDLLFAAGEGVEGVGESVVDASEVINTLRPGDMAAVGYAAADAAPDPGENVNVITSTARRALLTGMSVPETTRGEAALVLVAGDPDRLSRKGIERARQWIESETGTMVVRGGDLPIRGDRIAVVVILSGIAGSPRLQSFLERATSASQAVEEQTDRSKRFQNDELEDLF; via the coding sequence ATGAAAGCCGCCCTGGTCGGACTCGGACAGGCAGGGGGACGGATCGCCGAGGCGATCCAGGACGCCGATCGGCAAGCCGGATACGGGGCTGTCGGGGGCGTGCTGGCGGTCAACACCGCACGGACGGACCTCGCCGGCCTCGACGTGGACACGATGTTGATCGGCCAGGATCGTGTTGCCGGGCATGGCGTGGGCGCCGACAACGAACTCGGTGCCGAGATCATGACCGACGATCGGGGCGAAGTCCTGGCCGGGCTCGACGGGATCATCACCGCAGAAACCGACGCGGTGGTGCTCGTCGCCGGACTGGGCGGTGGCACCGGCAGCGGGGCCGGCCCGGTTCTCGCCCGGGAACTCAAGCGCATCTACGACCAGCCGATCTACGGGCTCGGGATCCTTCCGGGGCGTGACGAGGGGGCGCTCTACCAGAAAAACGCCGGCCAGTCGCTCAAGACCTTCGCTCGGGAGGCCGACTCGTTGCTCCTGGTCGAGAACGACGCCTGGCGACAGGCCGATGAGAGTGTCGCAGCGTCCTTCCGGGCCATCAACGAGAAGATCGCCCGACGGCTCGATCTCCTCTTTGCCGCCGGCGAGGGGGTCGAGGGAGTCGGCGAGTCGGTCGTCGACGCGAGCGAGGTGATCAACACGCTCCGGCCGGGGGACATGGCGGCCGTGGGCTATGCCGCCGCGGACGCCGCACCCGATCCCGGCGAGAACGTGAACGTCATCACGAGCACGGCCCGGCGAGCCCTGCTGACCGGCATGAGCGTCCCGGAAACCACACGCGGGGAGGCTGCACTCGTGCTCGTGGCCGGCGATCCGGACCGGCTCTCGCGAAAGGGCATCGAGCGGGCCCGGCAGTGGATCGAGTCCGAGACGGGCACTATGGTCGTCCGGGGCGGCGATCTGCCGATCCGGGGCGACCGCATCGCCGTGGTCGTCATCCTCTCGGGTATCGCCGGGTCGCCGCGACTCCAGTCGTTCCTGGAACGGGCCACCTCGGCCAGTCAGGCGGTCGAGGAACAGACTGATCGGAGCAAGCGCTTCCAGAACGACGAGTTGGAGGACCTGTTCTAG
- a CDS encoding undecaprenyl diphosphate synthase family protein — MALYDRYLGLRVRLAAGEPPAHVALVITERDLLEQGAYGSLERFVELAFDVGAERVTVYVSVLDEAVLDTVERSVEALEFPREVAVRDPRTPEPGSAPIQINLGLGGKEEFATAVRSIAEAVDSGDLDPDSIEAADIEDRLVFADEPDLVIKTGEERLSDFMIWQSVYSELYFTDVNWRDFRDREFFRAVLEYKQRTRRFGQ, encoded by the coding sequence GTGGCGCTTTACGACCGGTATCTGGGCCTTCGCGTTCGACTCGCGGCCGGCGAGCCACCGGCCCACGTCGCGCTGGTCATCACCGAGCGTGACCTCCTCGAACAGGGGGCCTACGGCAGCCTGGAGCGGTTCGTGGAACTCGCCTTCGACGTCGGGGCCGAGCGAGTGACGGTGTACGTGAGCGTGCTCGACGAGGCCGTCCTGGACACCGTCGAGCGGTCGGTCGAAGCCCTCGAGTTCCCACGCGAGGTCGCGGTCCGTGACCCGCGAACTCCCGAACCCGGTTCGGCCCCGATCCAGATCAACCTCGGGCTGGGGGGCAAAGAGGAGTTCGCCACCGCCGTGCGATCGATCGCCGAGGCCGTCGACAGCGGTGACCTGGACCCGGATTCGATCGAGGCGGCGGACATCGAGGACCGACTGGTCTTCGCGGACGAACCCGACCTGGTCATCAAGACCGGGGAGGAGCGACTCTCGGATTTCATGATCTGGCAGTCGGTGTACTCCGAGTTGTACTTCACCGACGTCAACTGGCGGGACTTCCGTGACCGGGAGTTCTTCCGGGCCGTCCTGGAGTACAAACAGCGCACTCGCCGGTTCGGGCAGTAA
- a CDS encoding DUF92 domain-containing protein, whose product MNRPLSRTATFAMLSAVSLAVAASVWGTITAFLAIATVGALVTTGPVFEALSTAADEKDGRLRTLVSFALTGAALAALIVAVELPKPVYVTAMVTLGFGDLGRRALEAVRPVPIFATAGFVFAGGAAGVGGQLLLSAVSGAVGHGPTVLFLAASAAFLGALLRSVLVARNDPLVLGFLTVLLWLLAALAGDITWTAVLVGLGVSFLFGSLSIALETASIPGMLTGVFLSLLAVVLGGYGWFVLLIAFFGIGGLSTKFRYDEKVSRGVAEPNEGARGTGNVLGNSLAALFALLLYAAHAELPVPEVVFVFAFAGSVATALADTLSSEIGGLYDRPRLVTTLSRVEPGTDGAVTWQGELAGATGALLIGLLAWLVLPITGVGVVLVMVAGLVGMTVDSLAGATIEGDHVGNQAVNFLATSAGGCAGALLALLL is encoded by the coding sequence GTGAATCGTCCACTCTCCCGAACGGCGACGTTCGCGATGCTGTCCGCGGTTTCCCTGGCCGTGGCGGCTTCGGTGTGGGGGACGATAACAGCCTTTCTCGCGATCGCGACCGTCGGGGCCCTGGTGACCACGGGACCGGTCTTCGAGGCGCTCTCGACGGCCGCCGACGAAAAAGACGGTCGCCTGCGGACCCTCGTCTCGTTTGCACTCACTGGGGCGGCACTGGCAGCCCTGATCGTGGCCGTCGAGCTCCCGAAACCCGTCTACGTCACGGCGATGGTGACACTCGGCTTCGGTGATCTGGGCCGACGCGCCCTTGAAGCGGTCCGGCCGGTCCCGATCTTCGCGACGGCGGGGTTCGTGTTCGCCGGCGGGGCCGCCGGCGTCGGTGGCCAACTCCTCCTGAGCGCGGTTTCGGGTGCGGTCGGCCACGGACCGACGGTCCTCTTTCTCGCCGCGAGCGCCGCGTTCCTCGGGGCGCTCCTCCGCTCGGTGCTCGTCGCCCGGAACGATCCCCTGGTGCTCGGGTTTCTGACCGTGCTCCTCTGGCTGCTCGCCGCGCTGGCCGGCGACATTACCTGGACCGCGGTACTCGTGGGCCTGGGCGTGTCCTTTCTGTTCGGTTCGCTCTCGATCGCCCTCGAAACCGCCTCGATTCCCGGGATGCTCACCGGTGTCTTCCTCTCGCTTTTGGCGGTCGTCCTCGGTGGGTACGGCTGGTTCGTCCTGCTGATCGCCTTCTTCGGGATCGGCGGGCTCTCCACGAAGTTCCGCTACGACGAGAAAGTGAGTCGGGGAGTCGCGGAACCGAACGAGGGCGCTCGCGGGACCGGCAACGTCCTCGGGAACTCCCTGGCAGCGCTCTTTGCCCTGCTGCTCTATGCGGCCCACGCGGAGCTTCCCGTTCCGGAGGTCGTCTTCGTCTTCGCCTTCGCGGGGAGCGTGGCGACCGCGCTTGCGGACACGCTCTCCAGCGAGATCGGTGGCCTGTACGACCGGCCGCGCCTGGTCACGACCCTCTCGCGGGTCGAACCGGGCACCGACGGCGCGGTGACCTGGCAGGGTGAACTGGCCGGGGCTACCGGAGCGCTGCTCATCGGCCTGCTCGCGTGGCTGGTCCTCCCGATCACGGGAGTCGGTGTCGTGCTCGTGATGGTCGCTGGGCTCGTGGGCATGACAGTCGACAGCCTGGCCGGGGCCACGATCGAAGGGGACCACGTCGGGAATCAGGCCGTGAACTTCCTCGCCACGAGTGCCGGTGGTTGTGCGGGCGCGCTCCTCGCCCTGCTTCTCTAG
- the dnaG gene encoding DNA primase DnaG, giving the protein MEDTAKYLIHAGFVADGVIERSDVVGAVFGQTEGLLGDELELRDLQESSKLGRIDVEVQSEGGKSRGTITIASSLDRVETATLAAALEAIDRIGPSQATVEIDRIEDVRAAKRREVVERAKELLATAFDEQVMDSRAILEEVRESIRVGDIIEYEGLPAGPNVAESDAVIVVEGRADVRTLLRYGIKNAIAVEGTDVPEAVAALTREKTATAFLDGDRGGDLIREELMQVGDLDYVALSPPGRSVEDLSRHEVHTALQEKVPVEALERERSTESDSATASQPGSSATDGGGGAVAVTTETASPQPAETTDSEPDSESAAATLAGQIEAVSGSESARVLDAEFRLLESGDLDTARSLVRAAGDGARTVLVDGPVAQPLLDVAAKHGVTAIYGTGEGDIVKQPASVRIRSLEAT; this is encoded by the coding sequence ATGGAGGACACGGCGAAGTATCTCATCCACGCGGGCTTTGTCGCCGATGGCGTCATCGAGCGCAGCGACGTTGTCGGGGCCGTCTTCGGCCAGACCGAGGGCCTGCTCGGGGACGAACTCGAACTCCGTGACCTCCAGGAGTCCTCGAAGCTGGGGCGGATCGACGTCGAGGTACAGAGCGAGGGCGGGAAGTCCCGGGGAACCATCACGATCGCGAGCAGCCTCGATCGGGTCGAAACCGCGACCCTCGCGGCCGCCCTGGAGGCGATCGACCGGATCGGCCCGAGCCAGGCGACCGTCGAAATCGACCGGATCGAGGACGTCCGGGCGGCAAAGCGCCGCGAGGTCGTCGAGCGCGCGAAGGAACTGCTCGCCACGGCCTTCGACGAACAGGTGATGGACAGCCGGGCGATCCTGGAGGAGGTCCGGGAGAGCATCCGGGTCGGGGACATCATCGAGTACGAGGGGCTGCCGGCCGGCCCGAACGTCGCGGAGAGCGACGCCGTCATCGTCGTCGAGGGGCGGGCGGACGTTCGCACGCTGCTTCGCTATGGCATCAAAAACGCGATCGCCGTCGAGGGGACCGACGTCCCGGAGGCGGTTGCGGCACTCACCCGGGAGAAGACAGCTACCGCCTTCCTCGACGGCGACCGGGGCGGCGATCTCATCCGCGAGGAACTCATGCAGGTCGGAGACCTCGATTACGTGGCGCTCTCGCCCCCGGGCCGGTCCGTCGAGGACCTCTCGCGACACGAGGTCCACACCGCCCTTCAGGAGAAAGTCCCCGTCGAGGCCCTGGAACGCGAGCGATCGACCGAGTCGGACTCGGCCACGGCCTCACAACCCGGGTCCTCGGCAACCGACGGCGGTGGCGGTGCCGTCGCGGTCACTACCGAGACGGCGAGCCCCCAGCCCGCTGAGACGACGGACTCGGAACCCGATTCCGAGTCTGCGGCGGCCACCCTGGCCGGACAGATCGAGGCCGTCAGCGGGAGTGAGTCCGCTCGCGTGCTCGACGCGGAGTTCCGCCTGCTCGAGAGCGGCGACCTGGATACGGCCCGCTCGCTCGTCCGGGCGGCCGGCGACGGCGCGCGAACGGTCCTCGTCGACGGGCCGGTCGCCCAGCCCCTGCTCGATGTCGCGGCGAAACACGGTGTGACCGCTATTTATGGAACCGGGGAGGGCGATATCGTCAAGCAACCCGCCTCGGTGCGGATCCGCTCGCTCGAAGCCACCTAG
- a CDS encoding DUF3311 domain-containing protein, protein MDPRSIGWAIVFFLLAALAIPWFLWGSTGVIAGLPVWLWYHIAWLLLAALVFRHFTRRAWGLWIDDRTDSHGGKR, encoded by the coding sequence ATGGATCCGCGCTCGATCGGCTGGGCGATCGTCTTCTTCCTGCTCGCCGCCCTCGCCATCCCCTGGTTTCTCTGGGGCTCGACCGGCGTGATCGCTGGCCTCCCGGTCTGGCTGTGGTACCACATCGCCTGGCTGTTACTGGCCGCACTCGTGTTCCGACACTTTACCCGACGGGCGTGGGGACTCTGGATCGACGACCGAACTGACAGCCACGGGGGCAAGCGATGA